A genomic window from Quercus lobata isolate SW786 chromosome 10, ValleyOak3.0 Primary Assembly, whole genome shotgun sequence includes:
- the LOC115965635 gene encoding ammonium transporter 3 member 1-like yields the protein MGTPPIPIAYQSGTSLAVPEWLNKGDNAWQMISATLVGLQSVPGLVILYGSVVKKKWAVNSAFMALYAFAAVVICWVTWAYKMSFGDKLLPFWGKAGPALGQKFLLKWAALPETTQYNSTGGVETAMAHPYYPMATMVWFQCVFAAITLILLAGSLLGRMNIKAWMMFVPLWLTFSYTVGAFSLWGGGFLFHWGVMDYSGGYVIHLSSGIGGFTAAYWVGPRLKRDRERFPPNNVVLTLAGAGLLWMGWAGFNGGDPYAANIDSSMAVLNTNICAATSLLMWTSLDVIFFNKPSVIGAVQGMITGLVCITPGAGLVQGWAAIVMGILSGSVPWFTMMIVHKKSKLLQKVDDTLGVFHTHAVAGLLGGILTGVFAEPELCNLFLPVTNSRGGVYGGNGGIQVGKQIVGGLFIIGWNLVVTTIICLVIKLVIPLRMPDDLLLIGDDAVHGEEAYALWGDGEKYDATKHGNYSDETLHPKLSTGATQVV from the exons ATGGGTACTCCACCAATACCAATAGCTTACCAATCCGGCACATCTCTAGCAGTGCCAGAATGGTTGAACAAAGGAGACAACGCATGGCAAATGATATCAGCCACTCTGGTTGGTCTACAAAGTGTGCCAGGGCTTGTCATACTCTATGGTAGTGTTGTCAAGAAAAAATGGGCTGTAAACTCAGCTTTCATGGCTTTATATGCTTTTGCAGCTGTGGTAATTTGTTGGGTTACATGGGCATACAAGATGTCCTTTGGTGATAAGCTCCTTCCCTTCTGGGGCAAAGCTGGACCAGCTTTAGGCCAAAAGTTCCTTTTGAAATGGGCTGCACTACCTGAAACTACGCAGTATAATAGTACTGGTGGGGTAGAGACGGCTATGGCTCATCCATACTACCCCATGGCAACGATGGTGTGGTTTCAGTGTGTGTTTGCTGCAATCACTTTGATACTTTTAGCTGGATCTTTGTTGGGGAGGATGAATATTAAGGCATGGATGATGTTTGTGCCACTTTGGCTTACTTTCTCTTACACTGTTGGAGCATTCAGTTTGTGGGGTGGTGGGTTCTTGTTCCATTGGGGTGTCATGGACTATTCTGGTGGTTATGTCATTCATCTTTCTTCTGGGATTGGTGGATTCACAGCTGCTTACTGg GTGGGACCAAGATTgaaaagagacagagagagatttCCTCCAAACAATGTAGTGTTGACATTGGCAGGAGCAGGGTTACTGTGGATGGGATGGGCAGGATTCAATGGTGGAGATCCATATGCAGCCAATATAGATTCTTCCATGGCTGTTCTAAACACCAACATTTGTGCTGCTACTAGCCTCCTGATGTGGACATCGCTAGACGTCATTTTCTTCAATAAACCCTCAGTCATTGGAGCCGTCCAGGGCATGATCACTGGCCTTGTTTGCATCACACCCGGTGCAG GTCTTGTTCAAGGATGGGCAGCTATAGTGATGGGAATTTTGTCAGGAAGTGTTCCATGGTTCACTATGATGATAGTACACAAGAAGTCAAAATTACTCCAAAAGGTTGATGACACACTAGGTGTGTTCCACACCCATGCTGTGGCTGGATTACTTGGTGGAATTCTTACTGGTGTCTTTGCTGAGCCTGAACTATGCAACCTCTTTCTGCCTGTCACAAACTCTAGGGGAGGAGTCTATGGAGGAAACGGAGGAATACAAGTCGGCAAACAGATTGTAGGTGGCTTATTCATCATTGGATGGAACCTTGTTGTCACAACTATCATCTGCCTTGTGATAAAATTGGTGATCCCTTTGCGTATGCCCGATGATTTATTACTTATAGGGGATGATGCTGTTCATGGTGAGGAAGCATATGCATTGTGGGGTGATGGAGAGAAGTATGATGCTACTAAGCATGGCAATTATTCGGATGAAACATTGCACCCCAAGCTATCAACGGGTGCTACTCAGGTGGTCTAG